Proteins from a genomic interval of Mycolicibacterium grossiae:
- a CDS encoding PH domain-containing protein, with protein MLVIVGGAVYSATQMVVAIQRSSPLAAIATAGLTVFFSAMVCALACTLFVTSDRDTRWDDGGTTLRVNPSIAWCYGVALLGGLVGSACYLVLSWWGDSGRLPLAAAGNGGVARFLMAALLVLSAGGLIALLRTREPGRLRIDVDGITHVDILRTRTASWSEVESVTDEAGRRVRNPVVFTVRNGKPIVVSNADRYGSGGAAVYWLARHYWRHPADRGELVDGRALERLREGDFKPV; from the coding sequence TTGTTGGTCATCGTCGGCGGAGCCGTCTACAGCGCAACCCAAATGGTGGTGGCCATCCAGCGAAGCTCGCCGCTCGCGGCCATCGCAACTGCCGGACTGACGGTGTTCTTCAGTGCGATGGTGTGTGCCCTCGCCTGCACACTCTTCGTCACCAGCGATCGAGACACCCGGTGGGACGACGGCGGAACGACGCTTCGCGTCAATCCGTCGATCGCATGGTGCTACGGCGTCGCCCTGCTCGGCGGCCTGGTCGGATCCGCGTGCTACCTCGTTCTGTCATGGTGGGGTGATAGCGGTCGATTGCCTCTGGCCGCAGCCGGAAACGGCGGCGTCGCCCGCTTCCTCATGGCAGCGTTGCTCGTGCTGTCCGCCGGGGGGTTGATCGCCCTTCTTCGAACGCGGGAACCGGGGCGTCTGCGTATCGACGTCGACGGCATCACGCACGTCGACATCCTCCGCACCCGGACGGCGTCCTGGTCCGAGGTGGAAAGCGTCACCGACGAGGCTGGCCGACGCGTGCGAAATCCCGTCGTGTTCACGGTCCGGAACGGAAAGCCGATCGTCGTGTCGAATGCCGACCGGTATGGCTCCGGCGGTGCAGCGGTCTACTGGTTGGCCCGTCACTACTGGCGGCATCCCGCCGACCGAGGCGAACTCGTTGATGGGCGGGCGCTCGAGCGTCTGCGCGAGGGCGACTTCAAGCCGGTCTGA
- a CDS encoding type VII secretion target, translated as MLVDPELLRALATQTDVASSMIVEADAGDKASVSADGLPGSTTQWAARLVGAHVAEHAQALSSNVVRIGAAVRGASNAYEVTDSELALSLKNIF; from the coding sequence ATGTTGGTCGACCCAGAACTACTGCGCGCTCTCGCCACCCAGACCGACGTTGCATCATCGATGATTGTCGAAGCAGATGCGGGCGATAAAGCGTCGGTCTCGGCTGACGGTCTCCCCGGCTCCACCACGCAGTGGGCGGCGCGCCTCGTCGGCGCCCACGTCGCAGAACACGCACAAGCCCTTTCTTCGAACGTCGTGAGAATCGGCGCGGCGGTTCGCGGTGCAAGCAATGCCTACGAAGTCACCGATTCGGAATTGGCCTTGAGCCTGAAGAACATCTTCTGA
- a CDS encoding TetR/AcrR family transcriptional regulator — MAVRKEESLRRREAVFAATWELVEAHGFSAVTLRQVAERAGVALGTIFLYASNKDELLLQVFGERLAARWDAFLAASEGEPPLRRVEAFYDDCLTMFFADVDNIGAYYGLLLRYPTTRFPEVVELRSRLRRILRGALDDGSLADASDAVALEQAYYGVFAMAVLEHVHVGDETRTRGTMGRSMGLLRRGAGSGD; from the coding sequence GTGGCCGTCCGCAAGGAGGAGAGCCTGCGTCGGCGGGAGGCGGTGTTCGCCGCGACGTGGGAGCTGGTCGAGGCGCATGGCTTCTCCGCGGTGACGCTGCGGCAGGTGGCCGAGCGGGCGGGCGTCGCGCTCGGCACGATCTTCCTGTACGCGTCGAACAAGGACGAGCTGCTGCTACAGGTGTTCGGCGAGCGGCTGGCCGCGCGGTGGGACGCCTTCCTGGCGGCGTCCGAGGGCGAGCCGCCGCTGCGTCGCGTCGAGGCGTTCTATGACGACTGCCTGACGATGTTCTTCGCCGACGTCGACAACATCGGCGCGTATTACGGTCTGCTGCTGCGGTATCCGACGACGCGCTTCCCGGAAGTGGTCGAGCTGCGGTCGCGGCTGCGGCGGATCCTGAGGGGAGCCTTGGATGACGGGTCGCTGGCCGACGCGTCCGACGCCGTCGCGCTGGAGCAGGCGTATTACGGCGTCTTCGCGATGGCCGTCCTCGAGCACGTGCACGTCGGGGACGAGACCCGGACGCGCGGGACCATGGGCCGGTCGATGGGGTTGTTGCGGCGAGGGGCGGGTAGCGGTGATTAG
- a CDS encoding MFS transporter — protein sequence MTTTSDASRSTSTWAPLRSPIYRALWIAQLVSNLGTWMQTVGAQWMLVGDPRAAVLVPLVQTATTLPVMLLALPSGVLADLIDRRRLLIATQGAMAAGVGLLATLTGFGLTTPAVLLMLLFLIGCGQALTAPAWQAIQPDLVPAHQIPAAAALGSMSMNGARAIGPAIAGVLVSLSGPTLVFALNAVSFVGIVFVLVSWRRPATTSDYPPERALEALSAGGRFIRSSPIVRRILLRAALFIAPASALWGLLAVVAANHLGLSSAGYGLLLGALGVGAVSGAFLLGRLRARFGQNVLLTVGAVGFAVATVVLAVVPIFGVVMVALVIGGASWLLSLSTLNASMQLSLPAWVRARGLSVYQLIFMGGQALGSVLWGVVAGATTTSTSLLVSAGLLVVCALSALWWPLHANTSNLDLTPSSHWPEPTLVFEPEPLDGPVLVLTSYRVTTENEEPFLAAMAVLGRSRQRTGASQWRLFRSVEHEHTFIETFVVRSWGEHMHQHYTRLTGQDRIIEETVEKYTDGDAVSEHYLAVHDAR from the coding sequence ATGACGACGACGAGCGACGCATCGCGGTCCACCTCGACGTGGGCACCGCTGCGCTCGCCGATCTACCGCGCGCTGTGGATCGCGCAGCTGGTGTCCAACCTCGGCACGTGGATGCAGACCGTCGGCGCGCAGTGGATGCTCGTCGGCGATCCGCGGGCGGCGGTGCTGGTGCCGCTGGTGCAGACCGCCACCACCCTGCCGGTGATGCTGCTGGCGCTGCCGTCGGGTGTGCTGGCGGACCTCATTGACCGCCGCCGGCTGCTGATCGCCACCCAGGGTGCGATGGCCGCAGGCGTGGGACTGCTCGCCACGCTGACCGGCTTCGGGCTGACGACCCCGGCCGTGTTGTTGATGCTGCTGTTCCTCATCGGCTGCGGGCAGGCGTTGACCGCGCCGGCATGGCAGGCGATCCAACCCGACCTCGTCCCGGCGCACCAGATCCCGGCCGCGGCCGCGTTGGGCAGCATGAGCATGAACGGCGCCCGGGCGATCGGCCCGGCGATCGCCGGGGTGCTGGTGTCCCTGTCGGGGCCCACGCTGGTGTTCGCGCTCAACGCGGTGTCGTTCGTCGGGATCGTCTTCGTCCTGGTCTCCTGGCGCCGGCCGGCCACCACCAGCGACTACCCGCCCGAGCGTGCACTCGAGGCGCTGAGCGCCGGCGGACGGTTCATCCGTAGCTCGCCGATCGTGCGGCGCATCCTCCTGCGGGCGGCGCTGTTCATCGCGCCGGCCAGTGCACTGTGGGGTCTGCTCGCCGTGGTCGCGGCGAACCACCTCGGGTTGTCGTCGGCGGGATACGGCCTGCTGCTCGGGGCGCTCGGCGTTGGCGCGGTGTCCGGGGCGTTCCTTCTCGGGCGGCTGCGCGCCCGGTTCGGGCAGAACGTCCTGCTGACCGTCGGCGCCGTGGGGTTCGCCGTCGCGACGGTGGTGCTGGCCGTGGTGCCGATCTTCGGCGTCGTCATGGTGGCGCTGGTGATTGGCGGGGCATCGTGGCTGCTGTCGCTGTCGACGCTCAACGCGTCGATGCAGCTGAGCCTGCCGGCGTGGGTGCGCGCCCGCGGGCTGTCGGTGTACCAGCTGATCTTCATGGGCGGCCAGGCGCTCGGGTCAGTGCTGTGGGGCGTGGTCGCCGGCGCGACGACGACGTCGACGAGCCTGCTGGTCAGCGCCGGACTGCTCGTCGTGTGTGCGCTGTCGGCGCTGTGGTGGCCGCTGCACGCCAACACCAGCAACCTGGACCTGACGCCGTCCTCGCACTGGCCGGAGCCGACGCTGGTCTTCGAGCCCGAACCGCTCGACGGCCCCGTGCTGGTGCTGACGTCCTACCGCGTCACCACCGAGAACGAGGAGCCGTTCCTGGCGGCGATGGCCGTGCTCGGCCGGTCCCGCCAACGCACCGGCGCCTCACAGTGGCGACTCTTTCGCAGCGTCGAACACGAACACACCTTCATCGAGACGTTCGTCGTGCGGTCCTGGGGCGAGCACATGCACCAGCACTACACCCGCCTCACTGGGCAGGACCGGATCATCGAAGAGACGGTCGAGAAGTACACCGACGGGGACGCGGTGTCGGAGCATTACTTGGCAGTGCACGACGCGCGCTAG
- a CDS encoding ATP-binding protein, giving the protein MRLESVSGTAFGALRGQRLQFDPGMTVVHGPNEAGKSTWFAALYAGLVGRKASRGRQSAPQREFRRRHKPWTGSAWKVELTLALDSGRRLKLKQNLMDGSVEVTDASTDEYISIAALEAETGMSLDGDGSFDGACLVGLDRDSVRSTLFVGQADILAVLRNADELQSHLQRAAASTHVDTTAEQALQRIKEQRSTRVGSPHIGNRPLRALTAAVKEAGREADDALEIRHRLLTEQATLIARVAEATRAGSRLAELEAVAVWVEIDQLANRASAARELQKKLAAEHVAMPANEASTRQVAGIIERFINRGERPVAPTGPTAAELQAEIDGLPAFPNGPREPEPDVLQLERELMTAVTTLETLHAEPVPRPDAVAIDATPDELRSIADRLGGEPPMLRDGVREEIASLRADLEAARVRHKREIAEYKAVASRYRDAQELYIQHLRSFESARTQFDAAEAEFQAQLEAHNAARRRRDSARADHERVVNDARANAGRQQSVGGFTIGLGALLGVAAVLIGILGPVAVAVVLGVVAVPLIVGGVVVLTRRSAARVVPEFREEPLPEVRDRPQPPVPPQPPAPLTLTHPGEQPAPSAELIELEREMASWRARSEQHSERVASALATANHLKIGVDPAQLRILARTIEDHGAATARYAQYVSRLKAGDESVRAAIDAVLERLSSPSAAASNEELIEEVSSALRNYKQACQFRDGQARAAERKPDLLLALDQRNQRDVEYQTALTAYEAVAADLVSAASKLGREDLSEDEALKALDDWLSVQRDLAEAQANANLDVGKLEQLLAGATVEELEAEAEARRQTAPGRPIHVDSDDLAQLEIARYAKSTADGNVQETRRAIKDLQEIAKPIAAAVEHETRLAQRLEDVQQLDRYLALAEEHLQVAKERAHADIAPALADTMRPWVPRVTAGRYLDLIVEPEDLQLFAFDANGRKVEADILSHGTTEQLFLLLRIALAKHLSRADESVPLVLDDVTVQADPQRTLAILELLLALSAEQQVVLFTQEPEVVQWATEKLSPNGVVAL; this is encoded by the coding sequence ATGAGGCTCGAAAGTGTCAGCGGCACAGCCTTTGGTGCGTTGCGGGGACAGCGGCTCCAGTTCGACCCCGGGATGACGGTTGTTCACGGACCCAACGAAGCGGGCAAGTCGACGTGGTTCGCCGCGTTGTACGCCGGGCTGGTCGGGCGCAAGGCCTCGCGTGGCCGTCAGTCAGCCCCGCAGAGGGAATTCCGGCGGCGGCACAAGCCGTGGACGGGCTCGGCCTGGAAGGTAGAGCTGACACTTGCGCTCGATTCCGGACGCCGGCTCAAACTCAAGCAGAACCTCATGGACGGATCTGTGGAAGTCACCGACGCTTCGACCGACGAGTACATCAGCATCGCCGCCCTCGAGGCTGAGACTGGGATGTCCCTGGACGGGGACGGGTCTTTTGACGGAGCTTGCCTGGTGGGCCTCGACCGAGACTCGGTGAGGTCCACGCTCTTCGTCGGGCAGGCGGACATACTCGCAGTACTCCGTAATGCGGACGAGCTGCAAAGTCACTTGCAGCGGGCCGCAGCGTCCACACACGTCGACACGACAGCAGAACAAGCGCTGCAACGGATCAAGGAGCAGCGGAGTACGAGGGTCGGGTCGCCGCACATCGGCAATCGACCGCTGCGGGCACTGACCGCTGCGGTGAAAGAAGCCGGCCGCGAGGCCGACGACGCTTTGGAAATCCGGCATCGGTTATTGACCGAACAAGCGACACTGATCGCGAGAGTTGCCGAAGCAACGCGAGCCGGTTCCAGGCTCGCAGAGCTTGAAGCTGTTGCAGTGTGGGTTGAGATCGATCAACTCGCCAACCGTGCTTCAGCGGCCCGGGAGCTGCAGAAGAAGCTGGCAGCAGAACATGTGGCCATGCCTGCGAATGAAGCATCAACTCGGCAGGTGGCTGGGATCATTGAACGGTTCATTAATCGCGGCGAGCGTCCTGTAGCACCGACAGGACCCACTGCGGCTGAGCTGCAGGCCGAGATAGATGGACTTCCAGCATTTCCCAATGGGCCTCGTGAACCGGAGCCCGATGTGCTGCAGCTGGAGCGCGAGTTGATGACGGCTGTGACGACGCTCGAAACGCTGCACGCAGAGCCGGTGCCACGGCCGGACGCAGTAGCGATTGACGCCACACCAGACGAACTTCGCAGCATTGCCGACCGCCTTGGCGGCGAGCCACCGATGTTGCGTGACGGGGTGCGTGAAGAAATCGCGTCTTTGCGTGCGGATCTCGAGGCTGCACGAGTTCGCCATAAACGAGAAATCGCCGAGTATAAGGCGGTTGCCTCGCGTTATAGAGATGCCCAGGAACTTTATATTCAGCATCTGCGAAGCTTTGAAAGTGCGCGTACGCAGTTCGACGCGGCCGAAGCGGAATTTCAGGCCCAGCTTGAGGCGCACAACGCCGCACGACGCCGCCGAGATTCTGCTCGGGCCGACCATGAGCGTGTCGTCAACGATGCTCGGGCCAATGCTGGTCGCCAACAATCCGTGGGCGGATTCACGATTGGTCTCGGGGCACTTCTCGGTGTCGCTGCGGTACTGATCGGGATTCTCGGGCCGGTTGCCGTTGCGGTGGTGCTCGGGGTCGTGGCGGTTCCGCTGATTGTTGGGGGCGTGGTCGTGTTGACTCGTCGATCTGCAGCTCGGGTAGTCCCAGAGTTTCGTGAAGAACCACTGCCCGAGGTTCGCGATCGCCCACAACCTCCCGTCCCCCCGCAACCGCCGGCGCCGCTCACGCTGACGCACCCGGGTGAACAGCCGGCGCCCAGTGCCGAACTGATTGAACTGGAACGGGAGATGGCCTCCTGGCGAGCGCGCAGCGAGCAGCACTCCGAGAGAGTCGCTTCCGCATTGGCGACTGCCAATCATCTCAAGATTGGTGTCGATCCGGCGCAGTTGCGGATCCTCGCACGAACCATCGAAGACCACGGTGCTGCTACTGCACGTTATGCGCAGTACGTGAGTCGACTCAAGGCTGGCGACGAGTCTGTCCGTGCCGCAATTGATGCTGTACTTGAAAGACTGAGCAGCCCATCGGCGGCAGCATCGAACGAAGAACTTATCGAAGAGGTGTCCTCGGCCCTGCGTAACTACAAGCAGGCATGTCAGTTCCGTGATGGACAAGCCCGGGCAGCAGAACGCAAGCCCGACCTTCTTCTTGCACTCGATCAGCGCAATCAACGTGACGTCGAATATCAGACTGCACTGACGGCTTACGAAGCTGTGGCAGCAGATCTGGTGAGCGCCGCATCGAAGTTGGGACGTGAGGATCTGAGTGAAGATGAAGCACTTAAGGCACTCGATGACTGGCTCAGTGTGCAACGTGATCTGGCAGAGGCGCAGGCCAACGCGAATCTCGATGTCGGGAAGCTGGAACAACTGCTTGCGGGCGCAACCGTCGAAGAATTAGAGGCTGAGGCCGAAGCGCGACGCCAGACGGCTCCGGGCCGCCCGATCCATGTCGACTCCGATGACTTGGCACAGCTTGAGATCGCGCGTTATGCGAAATCAACTGCAGACGGCAACGTTCAAGAAACGCGTCGCGCCATTAAAGACCTCCAGGAGATCGCGAAGCCGATCGCCGCGGCGGTCGAGCACGAAACCCGGCTGGCTCAGCGGCTAGAAGATGTGCAACAGCTCGACCGCTACCTCGCTTTGGCCGAGGAGCATCTGCAGGTGGCGAAGGAGCGTGCACACGCGGACATTGCGCCCGCGCTCGCGGACACAATGAGGCCATGGGTGCCGAGGGTGACCGCTGGACGGTACCTCGACCTGATTGTGGAACCAGAAGATCTGCAGCTGTTCGCATTTGATGCCAACGGCCGCAAGGTCGAAGCAGACATCCTGTCGCACGGGACCACCGAACAGCTGTTTTTGCTTCTCCGGATAGCACTTGCAAAGCATCTGTCGAGAGCCGACGAGTCGGTCCCGCTGGTGTTGGACGACGTAACGGTGCAGGCTGACCCACAGCGCACTCTGGCGATCCTTGAACTACTGCTTGCACTCAGCGCTGAGCAACAGGTGGTGTTGTTCACCCAAGAGCCTGAAGTCGTTCAGTGGGCAACAGAAAAGCTCTCCCCGAATGGGGTTGTGGCGCTGTAA
- a CDS encoding acetamidase/formamidase family protein → MSQPLAEHAASTLARGIGRRGFAQAVAGVVGLGIAGTAACSSAGGGGGATSSSGTPTPGAGPILQPGTGERSGDHYLSSEPDKVLWGYVPTVESQSVLQMTSGQTVTIDAVSHEGILEDQGRNPREYFGSHGVPESDVLQDAVDIASGYDRTSRNFDVDGPHIVTGPIFVEGARPGDVLKIETLEATPRVPYGVVSSRHGKGALGVTAQGEPPAGIGLDEVMPPRATDGRATKDPARYGNVSVFTAVEDGHGVMPFGNAAVQFPLRPFMGMMGVAYASAPGLTSPNANSIPPTLGGGNIDIGLLGPGSTLYLPVFAHGALFYVGDPHMAMGDGEVALTAMEGSLRGTFRLTVCKKGSGDAPSVAFMYPFAEDQDSWIPIGLSDPDGAVNGQGSDLNAAMRRAVVNALNFLEDDRGMDRATAYAYLSAAANFTISQVVDKTVGVHAQISKDHFS, encoded by the coding sequence ATGTCACAACCGCTGGCCGAACATGCCGCTTCGACCCTTGCCCGCGGCATCGGACGCAGGGGGTTCGCTCAGGCAGTGGCGGGAGTGGTCGGCCTCGGAATCGCCGGGACCGCGGCGTGCTCGTCCGCGGGAGGTGGCGGCGGGGCCACGTCGTCGTCAGGCACTCCCACTCCGGGCGCCGGACCGATCCTTCAGCCGGGCACCGGCGAAAGGTCCGGGGATCACTATCTGAGTTCCGAGCCCGACAAGGTGCTGTGGGGCTACGTACCGACGGTCGAATCGCAGTCGGTGTTGCAGATGACCTCGGGGCAGACCGTCACCATCGACGCGGTGTCCCACGAGGGAATCCTCGAGGACCAGGGGCGAAACCCCCGGGAGTACTTCGGCTCTCACGGCGTCCCCGAATCGGACGTGTTGCAGGACGCGGTGGACATCGCCTCGGGATACGACCGCACGTCACGCAATTTCGACGTGGACGGACCGCACATCGTCACCGGACCAATCTTCGTCGAAGGAGCCCGACCCGGCGACGTCCTGAAGATCGAGACGCTCGAAGCCACCCCGCGCGTCCCCTACGGCGTGGTGTCCAGCCGCCACGGCAAGGGTGCGCTCGGAGTGACCGCCCAGGGCGAACCGCCGGCGGGGATCGGTCTGGACGAAGTGATGCCGCCGCGAGCGACGGACGGCCGAGCCACCAAGGACCCGGCCCGGTACGGCAACGTCTCCGTCTTCACCGCCGTCGAGGATGGACACGGTGTCATGCCATTCGGCAACGCGGCCGTTCAATTTCCGCTGCGGCCGTTCATGGGAATGATGGGCGTGGCGTACGCGAGCGCGCCCGGCCTGACGTCACCCAACGCCAACTCGATCCCGCCCACCTTGGGCGGAGGCAACATCGACATCGGCCTGCTCGGGCCGGGGTCGACGCTCTACCTGCCGGTGTTCGCACATGGCGCATTGTTCTACGTCGGCGATCCGCACATGGCGATGGGCGACGGCGAGGTCGCGCTCACGGCCATGGAAGGGTCGTTGCGCGGCACGTTCCGGTTGACGGTCTGCAAGAAGGGCAGCGGCGACGCACCGTCGGTTGCCTTCATGTATCCGTTCGCCGAGGACCAGGACTCATGGATACCGATTGGCCTGTCGGATCCCGACGGAGCAGTCAACGGTCAGGGCAGCGACCTGAACGCCGCGATGCGACGCGCCGTCGTCAATGCCCTGAACTTCCTCGAAGACGACCGCGGCATGGACCGCGCCACCGCCTATGCCTATCTCTCCGCGGCCGCGAACTTCACCATCAGCCAGGTGGTCGACAAGACCGTCGGCGTGCACGCCCAGATCTCGAAGGACCACTTCTCCTAG
- a CDS encoding Imm61 family immunity protein — protein sequence MSLGPDVIAWARRANYSLTQHGDGETLELWSDPGGEQRFYVRQQEGGWWALSSTDRGSAERLELTGSSLMVVEKYLLALLGDAIREREGLRDLWIPNGIDSLPNGYSVDDPDVDGFRRLKERSSVVANARGRLIGKSTLVKTAHLLALPVRTIQDSYVAEDGAFLGAR from the coding sequence GTGAGCCTTGGGCCAGATGTGATTGCGTGGGCTCGCCGCGCCAATTACTCACTGACGCAGCATGGTGACGGTGAGACGCTCGAGTTGTGGTCCGATCCCGGCGGGGAGCAACGCTTCTACGTCCGGCAACAGGAGGGCGGATGGTGGGCATTGTCGTCGACGGACCGTGGCTCCGCCGAGCGGCTCGAGCTGACTGGATCGAGCTTGATGGTCGTAGAGAAGTACTTGCTCGCCCTATTGGGCGACGCGATTCGCGAACGCGAAGGCCTTCGCGATCTTTGGATTCCAAATGGAATCGACTCGCTACCAAATGGCTACTCGGTGGATGATCCCGACGTCGATGGGTTCCGAAGGTTGAAGGAGCGGTCTTCCGTCGTCGCAAATGCCCGAGGAAGACTCATCGGAAAGTCCACGCTGGTGAAGACGGCGCACCTGCTGGCGCTACCCGTCCGAACCATTCAAGATTCGTACGTGGCCGAGGATGGCGCTTTCCTCGGTGCCCGATGA
- a CDS encoding dihydrofolate reductase family protein encodes MPRTNLSMSISADGYVAGPNQSEEDPLGVGGQLLHGWHMGPAAHYPVNRQVVAEMLDGIGATIMGRNMFGPVRGDWGDSDWAGWWGDEPPYQCPVFVLTHYAHDPIALEGTTFHFVTDGIEAAYARAVEAAGDRPISIAGGASCARQAIRAGLVDEIDLQVNPVILGSGERLFDGFDAGTPQLDLERVLEAPGVAHLRYRVLR; translated from the coding sequence GTGCCACGCACCAACCTCTCGATGTCGATCTCGGCCGACGGCTACGTCGCCGGCCCGAACCAGAGCGAGGAAGACCCGCTCGGCGTCGGCGGACAGCTGCTGCACGGCTGGCACATGGGCCCGGCCGCACATTACCCGGTGAATCGACAGGTGGTCGCCGAGATGCTCGACGGTATCGGCGCCACGATCATGGGTCGCAACATGTTCGGGCCGGTGCGTGGTGATTGGGGTGACTCGGACTGGGCCGGCTGGTGGGGTGACGAACCGCCTTACCAATGCCCGGTTTTCGTCCTGACCCACTACGCCCACGACCCCATCGCGCTCGAGGGGACGACGTTTCACTTCGTCACCGACGGCATCGAGGCGGCCTACGCGCGCGCCGTCGAGGCGGCAGGCGATCGACCGATCAGCATCGCCGGCGGCGCGTCCTGCGCCCGCCAGGCCATCCGGGCCGGCCTGGTGGACGAGATCGACCTGCAGGTGAACCCGGTCATCCTCGGGTCGGGGGAGCGGCTGTTCGACGGCTTCGACGCGGGCACCCCGCAACTCGATCTCGAACGCGTCCTCGAGGCGCCGGGCGTGGCGCATCTGCGCTACCGCGTGCTGCGCTGA
- a CDS encoding C-terminal binding protein: protein MKALITSPTMTPPDAVTAPLREIADIVNVTDGSAESLLDAARDADALIVAVEPIRAPLIAELSRCKVIHRCGIGVDMVDVEAATAAGIQVTNVPDANFHEVAAHAMAFIMALTRRLVAWDAGVRAGRFGDGRLGMSLHRPDVQTVGLIGLGRIGRRVAVAARAIGFNVVAYDPAVSAEDAAALDVTLADADEVIAAADVVSLHVPLTDGTRHLLDAAALGRMKRGAFVVNVSRGGLIDEAALAEAVASKHLGGAALDTFETEPLPADSPLFGVDGILLSPHAAHWSKESLGETMVKSFAEVARVLRGEAPRYPVNRV from the coding sequence GTGAAGGCGCTCATCACCAGTCCGACGATGACGCCGCCGGACGCGGTCACCGCTCCGCTGCGCGAGATCGCCGACATCGTCAACGTCACCGACGGATCGGCCGAATCGCTGCTGGACGCCGCACGCGACGCAGACGCGCTCATCGTCGCCGTCGAACCGATCCGCGCGCCGCTCATCGCCGAATTGAGCCGCTGCAAGGTCATTCACCGCTGCGGCATCGGCGTCGACATGGTCGACGTCGAGGCGGCCACTGCAGCCGGCATCCAGGTGACGAACGTTCCGGACGCGAACTTTCACGAGGTTGCCGCGCACGCGATGGCGTTCATCATGGCGCTGACTCGCCGACTCGTCGCGTGGGACGCCGGTGTGCGTGCGGGCCGGTTCGGCGACGGCAGGCTCGGCATGTCACTGCACCGACCCGACGTGCAGACGGTCGGGCTAATCGGACTAGGCCGAATCGGACGACGGGTGGCGGTCGCCGCGCGGGCGATCGGGTTCAACGTGGTCGCGTACGACCCGGCGGTCTCCGCCGAGGACGCCGCAGCGCTGGATGTCACGCTGGCCGACGCCGACGAGGTGATCGCGGCGGCTGACGTTGTTTCGCTGCATGTTCCGCTCACTGACGGCACGCGCCACCTGCTCGACGCGGCAGCGCTCGGTCGGATGAAGCGCGGCGCGTTCGTGGTGAACGTGTCGCGGGGCGGGCTGATCGACGAGGCGGCGCTGGCCGAGGCGGTCGCGTCGAAGCACCTCGGCGGTGCGGCGCTCGACACGTTCGAGACCGAGCCGCTGCCCGCTGACAGCCCGCTGTTCGGGGTCGACGGGATCTTGCTCTCGCCGCACGCCGCGCACTGGAGCAAGGAGTCGCTTGGCGAGACGATGGTGAAGAGCTTCGCTGAGGTGGCGCGCGTGCTGCGCGGCGAGGCGCCGCGGTATCCGGTCAACCGGGTGTAG